A genomic region of Leeia speluncae contains the following coding sequences:
- a CDS encoding aspartate aminotransferase family protein: MSQDKVTRQTFDEIMVPNYAPSQFIPVKGEGSRVWDQEGKDYIDFAGGIAVNSLGHAHPALVEALTEQAKKLWHVSNTFTNEPILKLAQQLIESTFAERVFFCNSGAEANEAALKLARKYARDHFGPEKNEIISFTNSFHGRTLFTVSVGGQPKYSEDFAPLPGGIHHATYNDLASVRALISERTCAVIVEPVQGEGGVLPADPGFLEGLRMLCDKNKALLIFDEVQTGVGRTGELYAYMHHNVTPDILSTAKALGGGFPIGGILTTSNIAASLVPGTHGTTYGGNPLAGAVAGKLLEIVNTEEVLEGVKKRHHLFVEGLNAINHRYNVFTQIRGAGLLIGCVLNDTFKDKAKAFTTAAEKEQLMVLVAGPNVVRFAPSLVITEEEIAEGLARFERAVASVANS; this comes from the coding sequence ATGTCTCAGGATAAAGTCACCCGCCAAACCTTCGATGAAATTATGGTGCCAAACTATGCACCATCACAATTTATTCCAGTGAAAGGCGAAGGTTCTCGCGTTTGGGATCAAGAAGGTAAAGACTATATCGACTTTGCCGGTGGTATTGCCGTCAATAGTTTGGGACATGCGCATCCTGCTTTGGTGGAAGCATTAACTGAGCAAGCCAAAAAATTGTGGCATGTATCTAATACATTCACCAATGAACCAATTTTGAAATTAGCTCAACAACTAATTGAAAGCACCTTTGCAGAGCGTGTGTTCTTTTGTAACTCGGGCGCAGAGGCAAACGAAGCCGCTTTGAAATTGGCACGTAAATATGCGCGTGATCATTTTGGCCCAGAAAAGAACGAAATCATTTCTTTCACTAACTCATTCCATGGCCGTACGCTATTTACCGTGAGTGTGGGTGGTCAGCCAAAATATTCTGAAGATTTTGCACCATTGCCTGGTGGTATTCATCACGCTACATACAACGATTTAGCTTCAGTGCGTGCATTAATTTCTGAGCGTACCTGCGCGGTGATTGTTGAGCCGGTGCAAGGCGAAGGTGGTGTATTGCCAGCGGATCCAGGGTTCTTAGAAGGTCTGCGTATGCTTTGTGACAAGAACAAAGCATTGTTGATTTTTGATGAAGTGCAAACGGGCGTTGGTCGTACTGGTGAGCTATACGCGTACATGCACCATAACGTAACGCCAGATATCCTTTCTACAGCGAAAGCGTTGGGCGGAGGCTTCCCTATTGGCGGTATTCTAACAACGAGCAATATTGCAGCGAGTTTAGTGCCGGGAACACACGGTACAACTTACGGTGGTAACCCGTTAGCTGGTGCTGTCGCGGGCAAATTGCTAGAAATTGTGAATACAGAAGAAGTGTTGGAAGGCGTGAAAAAGCGTCATCACTTATTCGTTGAAGGCTTAAATGCAATTAACCATCGCTACAACGTATTTACACAAATCCGTGGTGCAGGTTTATTGATTGGTTGTGTGTTAAACGACACCTTCAAAGATAAAGCAAAAGCCTTTACCACCGCTGCTGAGAAAGAACAGTTGATGGTGTTAGTGGCGGGTCCTAATGTGGTGCGTTTTGCGCCTTCATTGGTGATTACAGAAGAAGAAATTGCGGAAGGCTTGGCAAGATTCGAGCGCGCAGTAGCTTCTGTTGCGAATAGCTAA
- a CDS encoding GlxA family transcriptional regulator yields MIISTEKAQAPWRVGILLLPPCSLLGIGALTDPMSRINRQTGSRAYQYLTLSVDGKPVALYGGGQWPVDMALSDAPTLDVLLVLAEEVTMVRGSDQFLQTLALLSQKQMILGGVGVGAWWLAKAGVLNDYRATIHWSEQARFSDEFEQVILTTNLYEMDRDRVTCAGGTASLDMMLYLIGERQGQEQAAQISEQLCLERIRGDHDKQRVPLVNRIGGSQPKLSEAVMLMEANIEEPLTTDDIAHYVGLSRRQLERLFKQYLNSVPSKYYLELRLNRAKQLLLTTSKSIVQIGLSCGFSSGPHFSSTYRGHFGLTPRDERSQRAMSGVMDE; encoded by the coding sequence ATGATCATTTCTACCGAAAAAGCTCAGGCGCCTTGGCGTGTTGGGATCTTGTTATTGCCGCCATGTTCCTTGTTAGGCATTGGTGCATTAACTGATCCTATGTCTCGCATTAACCGCCAAACAGGGTCTCGAGCCTATCAGTATCTTACGTTGTCCGTCGATGGTAAGCCGGTTGCCTTGTATGGCGGGGGCCAATGGCCGGTGGATATGGCACTGAGTGATGCTCCAACATTGGATGTGCTCCTCGTGCTAGCAGAAGAAGTGACGATGGTACGTGGCAGTGATCAATTCTTGCAGACGCTTGCTTTGTTGTCACAAAAACAAATGATACTAGGTGGCGTTGGCGTGGGGGCTTGGTGGTTAGCCAAAGCGGGCGTTTTAAACGATTATCGCGCAACGATTCATTGGTCTGAACAGGCACGATTTAGCGATGAGTTCGAGCAAGTTATTTTAACCACTAACTTGTATGAAATGGATCGTGATCGTGTGACGTGTGCAGGTGGTACTGCAAGCTTAGACATGATGCTTTACTTGATTGGCGAAAGACAGGGGCAAGAGCAGGCAGCTCAAATTTCTGAGCAACTATGTCTCGAGCGAATTCGTGGTGATCATGATAAGCAACGAGTACCGTTGGTGAATCGAATTGGCGGTAGCCAGCCTAAGCTTTCTGAAGCAGTGATGTTGATGGAAGCTAATATTGAAGAACCGTTAACCACGGATGATATTGCCCATTACGTCGGTTTGTCTCGTCGACAATTAGAACGCCTATTTAAGCAATATCTAAATAGTGTGCCTTCCAAGTATTATTTAGAGTTGCGCTTAAACCGGGCAAAACAACTATTACTGACAACCAGTAAATCGATTGTTCAAATTGGTTTATCGTGTGGATTTTCGAGTGGTCCCCATTTTTCGAGTACTTATCGTGGCCATTTTGGTTTAACGCCGCGTGACGAGCGAAGCCAACGCGCTATGTCGGGTGTAATGGATGAGTAA